The Paramisgurnus dabryanus chromosome 1, PD_genome_1.1, whole genome shotgun sequence genome includes a window with the following:
- the LOC135758004 gene encoding ras-related protein Rab-37-like, which translates to MTWVCRVVSSRMCAHDLCTRRAVMDEMSVAGVAYNQDLTHKTILVGDSGVGKTSLLVQFDQGKFIPGSFSATVGIGFTNKVVTVDELKVRLQIWDTAGQERFRSVTHAYYRDAQALLLLYDITSRSSFDNTRAWLTEIHEYAQDDVVIMLIGNKTDMSNTRVIRREDGEKLAREFGVIFLETSAKTGLNVDQAFITVAKELVRQSVQMPVQPRFYLHDLMEPEKETSGCCGFN; encoded by the exons ATGACGTGGGTTTGTAGAGTTGTGTCGTCACGCATGTGCGCGCATGATTTGTGTACGCGCAGGGCAGTGATGGATGAGATGAGCGTCGCTGGAGTCGCTTATAATCAGGATTTAACACATAAG ACCATCCTGGTGGGAGACAGCGGTGTGGGGAAAACATCTCTGCTTGTTCAGTTTGATCAGGGGAAATTTATCCCTGGATCTTTTTCTGCCACAGTGGGGATCGGATTTACG AATAAAGTTGTGACAGTAGATGAGCTGAAGGTGAGATTACAG ATCTGGGACACCGCGGGGCAGGAGAGATTTCGCAGCGTCACACATGCATACTACAGAGATGCTCAAG CGCTTCTCTTGCTGTACGACATCACCAGCAGATCTTCATTTGATAACACACGG gcGTGGCTAACAGAGATTCACGAGTATGCTCAGGATGATGTGGTGATTATGTTGATTGGTAACAAG ACGGACATGTCCAATACAAGAGTGATCAGACGGGAAGATGGAGAGAAACTGGCCAGA GAGTTTGGGGTCATTTTTCTGGAGACCAGCGCTAAAACCGGACTCAATGTGGATCAGGCTTTTATAACTGTAGCCAA GGAGTTGGTGAGACAATCTGTACAGATGCCCGTCCAACCCAGATTTTACCTCCATGACCTGATGGAGCCAGAGAAAGAGACTTCAGGCTGCTGTGGGTTTAACTAG
- the hhex gene encoding hematopoietically-expressed homeobox protein hhex codes for MQFHHANAPLYAPTPAPSVHPTPFYIEDILGRNGSASSPAVPTPTLPSPNSSFTSLIPSYRTPIYEPTPIHPVLSPHALTATYASIYPFQRSVGDFTHALIRHDPLGKPLMWTPFIQRPLHKRKGGQVRFSNDQTIELEKKFETQKYLSPPERKRLAKILQLSERQVKTWFQNRRAKWRRLKQENPSSVKRDLQDRGAERNTDRSSPDATRKRSELDSDVSDDSDQELDIEEDTDFSINP; via the exons ATGCAGTTCCATCACGCGAACGCGCCTCTTTACGCACCAACGCCCGCGCCGTCGGTTCACCCGACGCCTTTCTACATTGAGGACATTCTGGGCAGAAACGGGTCCGCGTCCAGCCCGGCCGTGCCGACCCCGACACTACCGTCTCCAAACTCATCTTTCACAAGTCTGATACCCTCTTATCGGACCCCAATCTACGAGCCCACGCCGATCCACCCGGTTTTGTCGCCGCACGCTCTGACGGCTACGTACGCGTCCATCTACCCGTTCCAGCGCTCCGTGGGCGACTTTACCCACGCGCTGATCCGACACGACCCACTGG gtAAACCTCTGATGTGGACGCCGTTTATTCAGCGACCCCTTCATAAGCGTAAAGGTGGTCAGGTTCGCTTCTCTAATGATCAAACCATTGAGCTGGAAAAGAAGTTTGAGACGCAGAAGTATCTGTCACCACCCGAGAGAAAAAGACTCGCTAAAATCCTACAACTCAGCGAGAGACAG GTGAAAACCTGGTTTCAGAACCGCCGGGCGAAGTGGAGGCGACTAAAACAG GAGAATCCATCGAGCGTCAAGAGAGATCTACAGGACCGAGGAGCTGAGAGAAACACTGACAGATCGAGTCCAGACGCCACGCGCAAGCGCAGTGAGCTCGATTCAGACGTGTCTGATGATTCGGATCAGGAGCTGGATATTGAAGAAGACACAGATTTCTCAATAAACCCATAA
- the fh gene encoding fumarate hydratase, mitochondrial gives MYRSSRNLQRFSASLSNLRAVQRSITVRNISTVPGVLLNPLRMASSQSYRIERDTFGELKVPSDKYYGAQTVRSTMNFKIGGATERMPVQVIKAFGILKKAAAEVNKDYGLDPKIAQAIMTAADEVSAGKLDDHFPLVVWQTGSGTQTNMNVNEVISNRAIEILGGKLGSKDPVHPNDHVNKSQSSNDTFPTAMHIAAAKEVHEVLLPGLQVLHDVLAAKAQQFNDIIKIGRTHTQDAVPLTLGQEFGGYVQQVKYSIERVKASMPRVYELAAGGTAVGTGLNTRIGFAEKVADKVSALTGLPFVTAANKFEALAAHDALVELSGSLNTVAVSMMKIANDIRFLGSGPRSGLGELILPENEPGSSIMPGKVNPTQCEAMTMVAAQVMGNHVAVTIGGSNGHFELNVFKPMIIKNVLNSARLLGDACVSFTNNCVVGIEANTERINKLMNESLMLVTALNPHIGYDKAAAIAKTAHKDGSTLKATAIKLGFLTEEQFDQWVRPQDMLGPK, from the exons ATGTATCGCTCCTCACGAAACCTGCAGCGCTTCAGCGCGAGTCTGTCGAACCTCAGAGCCGTGCAGAGATCCATCACCGTCCGGAACATCAGCACGGTGCCAGGCGTGCTGCTGAACCCACTCAGAATG GCTAGTTCACAGTCATACAGGATTGAGAGAGACACATTCGGAGAGCTCAAAGTTCCTTCTGATAAATATTATGGAGCTCAAACCGTCAGATCAACAATGAACTTCAAGATCGGAGGAGCAACAGAAAGAATGCCA GTTCAGGTGATCAAAGCCTTTGGAATTTTAAAGAAAGCTGCAGCAGAAGTAAATAAAGATTATGGTTTGGACCCAAAGATTGCACAAGCTATCATGACAGCTGCCGATGAG GTGTCTGCTGGGAAGCTGGATGATCATTTCCCACTGGTGGTCTGGCAAACAGGATCTGGAACTCAGACCAACATGAACGTCAATGAGGTGATCAGCAACAGAGCCATTGAGATACTCGGAGGAAAACTGGGTAGCAAAGACCCTGTTCATCCAAATGATCACGTCAACAAGAGCCAG AGCTCTAATGATACGTTCCCCACTGCCATGCACATCGCTGCAGCTAAAGAAGTCCACGAGGTTCTTCTGCCAGGTCTTCAGGTGCTGCACGACGTGCTTGCTGCCAAAGCCCAGCAATTTAATGACATCATTAAAATCGGCCGCACACACACGCAGGACGCCGTCCCGCTCACTCTCGGACAG GAGTTTGGAGGTTACGTCCAGCAGGTGAAGTACAGTATTGAACGAGTGAAAGCCTCTATGCCCCGTGTTTATGAGCTGGCAGCTGGAGGCACCGCGGTCGGCACCGGACTCAACACGCGCATCGGGTTTGCTGAGAAAGTGGCCGATAAAGTGTCCGCACTGACAG GTCTGCCTTTTGTGACTGCGGCCAATAAATTTGAAGCTCTGGCGGCCCATGATGCTTTAGTGGAGCTGAGTGGCTCTCTCAACACCGTCGCCGTGAGCATGATGAAGATTGCCAATGACATTCGCTTTTTGGGCTCTGGACCTCGCTCGGGTCTCGGCGAGTTGATCCTGCCTGAGAATGAACCTGGATCAAGTATAATGCCAG GTAAAGTGAACCCCACCCAGTGTGAGGCCATGACTATGGTAGCCGCTCAGGTGATGGGAAATCATGTGGCCGTTACTATCGGAGGAAGCAATGGACACTTTGAACTCAATGTTTTCAAACCAATGATA ATTAAAAATGTGCTGAACTCTGCCAGGCTGTTGGGCGACGCCTGTGTTTCATTCACTAATAACTGTGTTGTTGGAATCGAGGCCAATACTGAACGAATCAACAAACTCATGAATGAATCACTGATGCTGGTCACCGCTCTGAATCCTCATATAG GTTATGATAAAGCTGCCGCTATCGCAAAGACGGCACATAAAGATGGTTCGACGCTGAAGGCTACAGCCATTAAATTGGGCTTCCTGACAGAAGAGCAGTTTGATCAGTGGGTTCGGCCCCAGGACATGCTGGGACCAAAATAA